The Paenarthrobacter aurescens region ACCATTGTGGTGATGCCGGTGGCAACCTCGCTCTCTACCCAGTTGGAATCGGATTGGGCCCAGCCCCTGGTCTACATAGGGACGTTGTTCGCCACCAGCCTGATGCTTCTTCTGACACGCTCCTATCTGCGTTCCCACCCCGATCTCCACGAGATGTCTGACGATGACGCAGTGATGGGCATCCGGGCGAGCTGGATCGTTTCCGGGCTCTTCCTTGCTGCACTGGTCCTGGCGGTCGCCATTCCCGGGGCAGGTAATTGGCCACTGCTGTTGATGTTGCTCAGCGAGCCGCTGCAGCGCTTTGACCGGAGACGGATTCGCCGGAGTTCCGCAATACGATAGTCACCTGAAGAATTGACCGCATAGGATGGATGGAAGGCAATTTCAGGAGGATCCGTGACCAACCCCACGAAGAATGTTCGGTCAAGCGCCGGCAGCGCAGAGCCGCTGGACGCGATCGATGAACGGATTCTCGCCGCGCTGGTGGACGATGCCCGCATTTCCAACAAGCAGTTGGCTGAACTCGTGGGAATTGCACCTTCCACGGCCCTGATGCGCACCAGGGCGCTCTCCGAACGCGGAATCATTGAGGGCTTCGAAGCGGTGTTGAGCCTGCCGGCAATCGGCCGCTCTGTACAAGCACTCATTGCTGTACGCCTGCGCGCCCATGACCGGGATCAGATTGACCGCTTCACCGCACGGGTTCCCAAGCTTCCGGCGGTCATTTCCACGTTCCACACCACCGGCTCAGTGGACTATCTTCTCCACATCGCCGTAGCCAACACGGATGACCTCCGCAACTGGCTCCTTGACAACCTCGCCACCGATCCTGTGGTGGGTCACACGGAAACCACCATGGTCTTCCAACACATTCCCGGCAACCGGGGACCCCTTCCCGAGAACGACTAAACGCCGTTGATCAGGAGCGCAGGGCGCCATGCAGTGATACTGCTGCCAGCGATAGCGCTGCGACGCCGCACAAGGCAGTGAACAGCACGACGGCGGCCTGCAGGCCAAGTGCCGTCACGGCAAATCCCAGCCCAATCACCGGGACAGCGCTACCCAGATAGGTGATGACGTACACGGTGCTGATGACTTGGGCATGGCGGGCTGCTTCCACTTTGCCGGCAACCTCGTTGAATACCTGCTGGAAGGCGATTCCCTGGCCTATCCCTGCCGTGATGCTGGCAGCGACAAGCAACCATGGGCTGGACCACGCTGCCGCGGCTCCCACCAGGACCACCGAGACACCCAGCACGCCAAGTGAGACAGGAACAAGCAGGCGTCCGCGGACGCCCAGCAGCTGGCTCAGGGCGGAAGCTCCCAGAGTGATGCCGGCAAGCAGGCCGATCAGCGGCCTCGAATCAGCGTGGACCACAGTAGCGAAATAGCTCGGGGCCAAGGACAGGCAGAAGCCAAACACCGCGAAACTCAGGAAGCCGGTAGCGGCAGCCATCCAGAACGCTCCCCGCGCGTCACGGGAGACGGAGGGCTTCCGCGGCGCAAGGACCTTGAGGGGCCTGGGCCCTGCCGCGGGGGCGATGGCGGGCCTGGCTTTGAGGAGCCACAGCGGAACAAGGGCCGCTACCAATACCGCCGAATGGATGTAATACGGGGTGCGGGTGGGGTCCGGCAGGAGTGACAAGAGGCCACCAATTGCCGGGCCGGCGGCTACACCTCCGGCTGAGGAAAGCAGCGTAAAACGGGAGGCCCAGTCCGGCCGTTGGGGAAGCAGTTCGCGCAGCGCCGCCGAGCTGGCTCCGGTGGCCAGGCCTACGGCCACACCCTGCAGCGCCCTTCCCAGGGACAACGTCACAAGCGAGTCGGCATTGGCGAAGATCACTCCGCCTATCAAACCGACGAACACAGCCAGCACCAGCGCGGCCCGCCGCCCGATGTGGTCCGACCAGTGCCCTGCCACCATGAGAACTGCAACCAACGCCAGGACGTAGCTGGAGAAAGCGACGGTGACGCCCAGTGAGGACATGCCCAGCCTGGCTTGGAGCAAGGGATACAAGGGTGTGGCGAGGTTCGCACCAACCAGAAGTGTAAAGATCACTACCCCGGCCAGGACCAACCTGGCGGTGGTGGAGGCATCCCATCCCCAGCGCTCGGCGGTAACCGGACGCATGCGGAGTTCGCTCAAGACAGTCATTTCATTGCCTTCGGGCTCGGTGGCCGGGCTGCTGGTTTCCTTGTGGGAAGAACAACCGGCGCTAACTATTGATGGCAACAGAATGCAATAGGGCTGCGCTCAAAGAGCTATGGGAATGTAAGAATTGAGCAAAATACTCAAAGTAGTGCGAGCCACATGAGCTGGAGTGACCATTTGAACACGCTGGACCCCATGGACCTGAAGATCCTGTTGGAACTCATCAAGGACCCCCGCATGCAGATCGCCGAATTGAGTGATGCCCTGGGGATTGCACGCAACACCGCTCAGAGCCGGGTGAAGCGCCTTCTCCGGTCCGGAGTCCTTCATGCAGCAGGGCGGGAAGTGGACCTCGAAAAGGTGGGCTACGACGTCGTCGCCTTCGTCACCATTGAAGTCACCCACCGCGAGCTCGACGGCGTTATTGGCGCCTTGCGCCTGATCCCCCAGGTATTGGAGGTCCACGAAATTTCCGGCCGGGGTGACCTGTGGTGCCGGGTAGTAGCAACCGACACCCACAACCTGCAATCAGCATTGCGTTCCGTTCTGCGCACCAAGGGCGTCATCAGGACCGAAACCGTCCTGGCCCTGCACACCCATATCCCCTACCGCACCGAGCCACTGATTGGCCGAATGGCAGCAACACCAACACGGTCCCGGCCGGAGGGCAGAAGCACGGGGACCGACGCCTGAGCGCATTAGGCTTTTAGGCATGGATTGGCTCTCACACATCTCCCAGATCAACTGGCTCGCCGTACTTTTGGCTTTCGTTTCAACCATGGTGATCGGCTTCGTCTGGTACATGCCGGCCGTACTTGGCCGCCGGTGGATGCAGGCAATCGGCAAAACCGAAGACGACCTCAAGAACATTGAAGGCGGAGCGGGGATTTGGGTTCCCATGATGGTGGCAGCAGCGGTGACCAGCGTCCTCCTCGCAGTCCTCATCAGCGCCCTGGACCTCAACACTTTCCTTGCCGGCGGCTTCTTCGCGCTGATCCTCGCCTTGGTATTTCGCGCAGGCGGCCACGTCATCCACAACGGCTTCGCCGGTCGTCCAACCGCGGTGACCCTGATCGACTCCGGCCACGACCTCGTGGCAATGACCGTCGCGGGCGCCATCATCGGAGCCATGCAGTAGCGTTCAACCAGTGACCATCATTGATAACGCCGTATATGTGGACGGCGTCCGCACTGCCACCCCGCACACCCTCGAGCAAACCTTTGAGACGCTGGCGGAACATGGTGGCATGGCCTGGATCGGCCTGTACCGTCCCACCAAGGACGAAATGACTGCCGTTGCCCAGGAGTTCGGGCTTCACGAACTTGCCGTAGAGGACGCCGTCTCAGCTCACCAGCGGCCCAAGCTTGAGCGCTACGACCACAACCTCTTTACAGTCCTGCGGCCCGCGCGCTACCTGGACGAGACCGAAACAGTGGAATTCGGCGAACTCCACGTTTTCACGGGACCGAACTTTGTAGTGACCATCCGGCACGCCGAGACCGGTGGCGTGGCTCGTGTGCGCAAACGGCTGGAAGAGCGCCCGGACCTCCTCCGCCATGGTCCGGAGGCCGTGCTCTACGCCCTCCTGGACCAGGTGGTGGACGACTACGCACCAGTGGTTGCAGGACTGGAAAACGACATTGACGAGATTGAGGACCAGCTCTTCAGCGGTGACAGCGCGGTTTCACGCCGTATCTATGAGCTGGCCCGTGAAGTCATACAGTTCCAGCGTGCCATCCACCCCCTGCCTGACATGATGGTGCTGCTGGAAAAGGGCTTCGAAAAATATGGCGTGGACATTGAGCTCCAGCGCTCGCTCCGCGACGTCGAGGACCACGTACAGCGGGTGATTTCCAGGGCAAACTCTTTCCGGGACCTCCTCCAAAATGCGCTCACCCTTGACGGCACGCTGACAGCCAACCGGCAGAATGAGGCCAGCGCGGCGCAAAACGAGCAAGTCAAAAAGATCTCCTCCTGGGCAGCCATCCTCTTTGCACCTTCCTTCGTGGCAGGTGTCTACGGTATGAACTTTGACCACATGCCCGAGCTGCACTGGGACTTCGGTTATCCGCTCGCGGTAGGACTCATGTTCGGCGCTGCCTTGCTCATGTACGTCATCTTCAAGCGAAAAGGCTGGCTGTGACGCCTTCCTTGGGACGTCCCCGCAGTCAACGGGACACCATGAGGGCTCTGCTCGAAGGCATGGCGTACGACGCCGGGCGGTCAGGTTTTGAACTTGCTGCAAGTCAGCGTCAAGCAGCTGAGCGGTTGGCCACCTTTGGCGCACAGGTGACCGGCCGCCGTCGGGCGCTTCTGCGGAAGTCGCCAAGAAGCCTTTACTTTTACGGACCTGTAGGCCGCGGAAAGACCTGGCTGA contains the following coding sequences:
- a CDS encoding TMEM175 family protein — its product is MAQVTKARELSSPERVQAFTDAVVAIALTLLILPLMESVGELADHNGTTAQWLAEEQFALLGFGLSFILIAVFWVHHHKIFRSVKRVDPGLLWLTVAWMFTIVVMPVATSLSTQLESDWAQPLVYIGTLFATSLMLLLTRSYLRSHPDLHEMSDDDAVMGIRASWIVSGLFLAALVLAVAIPGAGNWPLLLMLLSEPLQRFDRRRIRRSSAIR
- a CDS encoding Lrp/AsnC family transcriptional regulator, which produces MTNPTKNVRSSAGSAEPLDAIDERILAALVDDARISNKQLAELVGIAPSTALMRTRALSERGIIEGFEAVLSLPAIGRSVQALIAVRLRAHDRDQIDRFTARVPKLPAVISTFHTTGSVDYLLHIAVANTDDLRNWLLDNLATDPVVGHTETTMVFQHIPGNRGPLPEND
- a CDS encoding MFS transporter, whose protein sequence is MTVLSELRMRPVTAERWGWDASTTARLVLAGVVIFTLLVGANLATPLYPLLQARLGMSSLGVTVAFSSYVLALVAVLMVAGHWSDHIGRRAALVLAVFVGLIGGVIFANADSLVTLSLGRALQGVAVGLATGASSAALRELLPQRPDWASRFTLLSSAGGVAAGPAIGGLLSLLPDPTRTPYYIHSAVLVAALVPLWLLKARPAIAPAAGPRPLKVLAPRKPSVSRDARGAFWMAAATGFLSFAVFGFCLSLAPSYFATVVHADSRPLIGLLAGITLGASALSQLLGVRGRLLVPVSLGVLGVSVVLVGAAAAWSSPWLLVAASITAGIGQGIAFQQVFNEVAGKVEAARHAQVISTVYVITYLGSAVPVIGLGFAVTALGLQAAVVLFTALCGVAALSLAAVSLHGALRS
- a CDS encoding Lrp/AsnC family transcriptional regulator — its product is MSWSDHLNTLDPMDLKILLELIKDPRMQIAELSDALGIARNTAQSRVKRLLRSGVLHAAGREVDLEKVGYDVVAFVTIEVTHRELDGVIGALRLIPQVLEVHEISGRGDLWCRVVATDTHNLQSALRSVLRTKGVIRTETVLALHTHIPYRTEPLIGRMAATPTRSRPEGRSTGTDA
- a CDS encoding DUF1761 domain-containing protein, coding for MDWLSHISQINWLAVLLAFVSTMVIGFVWYMPAVLGRRWMQAIGKTEDDLKNIEGGAGIWVPMMVAAAVTSVLLAVLISALDLNTFLAGGFFALILALVFRAGGHVIHNGFAGRPTAVTLIDSGHDLVAMTVAGAIIGAMQ
- the corA gene encoding magnesium/cobalt transporter CorA, with translation MTIIDNAVYVDGVRTATPHTLEQTFETLAEHGGMAWIGLYRPTKDEMTAVAQEFGLHELAVEDAVSAHQRPKLERYDHNLFTVLRPARYLDETETVEFGELHVFTGPNFVVTIRHAETGGVARVRKRLEERPDLLRHGPEAVLYALLDQVVDDYAPVVAGLENDIDEIEDQLFSGDSAVSRRIYELAREVIQFQRAIHPLPDMMVLLEKGFEKYGVDIELQRSLRDVEDHVQRVISRANSFRDLLQNALTLDGTLTANRQNEASAAQNEQVKKISSWAAILFAPSFVAGVYGMNFDHMPELHWDFGYPLAVGLMFGAALLMYVIFKRKGWL